Part of the Capsicum annuum cultivar UCD-10X-F1 chromosome 12, UCD10Xv1.1, whole genome shotgun sequence genome is shown below.
AGGGGTAATAGGGCCCCGTGAAGTTGGAGTATGTTGTAGCAACTTTGGCCATAGTTCGAAGGGGACGCGGTACTGAATGCTTACCCCTGAATTTTTATATGATCATATAAACCTTTTATCATATAGTGGAAAAGTGatttcttttttcctaaaattCCATGTGACGAAGTGGTCACGGGCAAACAACCTCTTGCAAAAATTTGTGGCAAGGCTGTGTACAATAAATACTTGTGGTTGTCGCGCCCTGCTCTTTATTCGATGACTTGAGTATGTATGTAACCATTGTGGATTCAAATTTGAGCTCTGAGTTGAGTAGACTCGAGTATAAGTAAATGGACTTTGCTATTATGGATGAATATTTAATATGTACATCCTTGACGCAACTAAGAAGAAAATTTAAACACTCTTACCAAATTTCTAGCTCCGTCATTGGTCACTCTTTGGGACCacttttattttgtgatttgttAAAAAAGAAACATATAGACAGTCTGATTTTCTGATTTAACTCCCTTTTTGGTTGCACTTAAATGTTTTGTCAATTCAGGAGGCTTATATGAGCTGCATTTTGGCTAATATTAATCAAAATTGATACGTATTCAGACCCTACTTGTGAGATTACACTGGATACATTATTGTTGTGGTATTAACCAAGATTGATAAATATGGTGTTCATGAAAAGGAGACTGGCATGTTGTACAAGAGACAAAGAAATTAGCATTGACTTCGGTGAACAAGAGAGTAAGATTGATTCCCCCTTTTCTTTCTCATTTGTTTTTAGTGTGTCACATGTTGATTTTCCCTCCCTATAATTGAGGTAAATCTAAGATTTCTAGTGTAACTTTCTTGACTTATGTGAACCAAATGAGTCTCGACTCTGACAGATTCaggatttgaagtttatgaatttttattgtgACGTCAGGTTAATATTACGAGAGTAATTGAGCAAAAGTTACTGGTTCACCTGAACTTGTAACCAACTCTCTAGATCTGCATTTGAATCTAAATTATGGATATTTACATGTTAGTTATACTATAACAACTATTACTATGTCTCAAACACCAAACACCTGGGATCAATTCAGCTATATGAATTCTCACTGTTCATGTCACTCCATTTAAGAGGACTCTACCTATAGTATTAAAAATATAGGCATGTGAGTCATATGTGGATGCTTATTAAAGTCAAGAAACTTGACAACCAATGTGCATCAATGTGTTAGTTATATGTGGATGCTTATTTAAGTCAAGTAATCCAACAACCAAATGTAGAGCATCAATGTCTTGAAATTACATGAggaaaaaagattatatttttctTGGTTTATAATTCAATAATCTTATGTGGGACCCTTAATTGTTTGGTTCTACATGTTTTGTACCTATATGTGTTACATGTGAGGAGTTGTTGTCTATTTTATTAATGGAAATATGAGGAAGAATCTTCCATTTATTAGTGTGAAATAGATAGATGGCATTATAGTGATAGTAGTTTGTTTGATGGCATTTTATGTATTGTTTTAATTGTAAAATGGTGGACCTAACTTTCATGAAACACACAAGTGACTATATGGGGACAAAATAGTCATTGTCTACAGGACTTTCTTTTTGAAAAGTCttccaactttttttttattggtATATCAAAACTTCTACTTTGGGGATTCTCTTTTCAGTTTGGTTTATTAatggttttgtttgtttctattgTAAAACATAAATACCTCTCAAAACTTTGCCTTAACAAAAAAAAGACCATTGAGATATGATTTGGCTATGCCTATTTAATCTATCTTAGTTACTAGTAAAATGGCTTAACTTAAATAGAGTTGTCTTGTTGGTTTAAGTGTGTTTCAAAATTATACTACTAATAAAGATCATCTTTTTATTGTTTCGCACCAGGTGTCTGGTGCCCATTTTGGGGCTCGACTAATAGTGTTTCTATTCTTAAGGCTTGAAACTGGGACCTATAGTTAAGGATGGAGGGTGAATAGTTCGGTTTTTAAGTTCTAGAATCAATTTTGAAGTATCGGGATTATCTCTATTATGTTCTTTAAGCATATCTGATGTAGGGGGTAGAGTCTACGTACACTCCACTCTCCCAGGACCCATTTTGTGTGACCACACTGGGTacgttgttgttgtgttcttcaAGGATATGAGTGATGACAACTCAATGAGATGTTACCTTGTATCTGATTAAAATAATGGCAAACTGAGCAACAAGTTAACCAGGTCTTTGAAATGAAAAGGAAATTAAACTGAGACTAACATATGGTTTCTGTGTTATCCTATACAACTTGGAAAATGTATTTAAGTGAAGAAGGATAGATAGATGGAACTATTACTTCACGGAGAAGTCAATTAAATGGTGTATGTGTTCTCATCAACACTGTGTTAATTCTTTGCCATTAACACCTCAGGTTTGTTGTAGTATTTTGTACAATCTGCTTTTGACAGTCTTATAACCAATATGTTTGCTCAGACTACAATACGTGACAAAAGTCTTTCTTTATTATACTCTGTCTTCAGTCAAATACCGTCATATAAAATGAGACAAAGTACCCTTTTTAATCAGCATCAAACTAAATTTAAGAAATGCAACTCTCAGGAGTTACAACATATGATGGCCTCGAGAGCTGCATACTGAACAGTCGGTCCTGTGACAACGAAAGTACCACTAGCAGAGGTGTTACAGATTCCTTATATGATGATGACTCGATCAGCGCGTCCAGCAAAAATGCTTTTGGATCATTCTCTTATAATGGAAATTTCTCTTCAAGCCCTCAACATTTTTACGTGAAAGAAAAAACTGTTTATACAACACAAATTTCAGATGTCGAAACCATGAAAGAAAGATTTGCAAAGTTGTTGCTCGGGGAGGATGTGACCGGAGGAAGCAAGGGGGTTTCCACTGCATTAGCATTGTCCAATGCCATTACAAATCTTGCAGGTACTCAGTTGTTACTTCTTTATCAATATGTTACGTTGCACTAACTCAGtgtgttcttaattttttttgttatagtttCCACTTTAATGTGTTCATGATCCAATTTTCGTGATGTCTAATGCTGCTACTCGATTTAAAGCATCTGTATTCGGAGAGCTATGGAAATTGGAGCCACTTACAGCGGAAGGAAAGAGGAAATGGAGAACGGAAATGGATTGGTTGCTCTCGCCTACCAATCATATGATTGAGTTGGTTCCTTCAAAACAAAGTGGTTCTAATGGACAGAGATTGGAGGTAATAAGTCGATTTGATTTATTCGTGATGTAATATGACAAACTGACTTAAATGGAACGACATGTTTAGTGAGAATTCATATAGCCGATCCCAACTTATATGGGATTGAGGCATAGTTGTTGTCGTATGACATTGTGAGTTTCCACTCTCGTTGTAGCAGATAATGACACCAAAAGCTCGTGCAGACATCCATATGAATCTTCCAGCACTTCGGAAACTGGATTCCATGCTTCTTGTAGGTGGTCTCTCTTAAATCCTAATACCTTCAACTACTTCAGTTCTGCATCGACTTAGTCCACTTTCTCACAAGTTTCTTTCTCGACTTGATAGGAAACGCTGGATTCAATGGTTAATACTGAGTTTTGGTATACGGAAGTGAGTAGTCGAGCAGAAGGAAATAACACCAAGTGGAGTCTTCCTTCACCCAAGGTATCAGTAGCCGGGCTATCTGATATCGAAAGAAAGAAAttgctgaatcagcaaaaatTGGTGAATCAAATATTTAAGGCAGCAAAAGCTATTAACGAAAATGTCTTGTCTGAAATGGCTGTTCCAACGGTTATCAAGGATGCACTTCCTAAGGCAAGAGAATTCTTACTAAAGCTATTTGCTTTTGAGTTTAAGTTCTATGTACTGACACCGTAAAACATATTCACAATCTACCAGTAAATCTATCACGGAACTGGCGTACTATCACAAATTAAGCTACACTAATAGTGTAAAAACTTTACACCATCGATGTATATAACTCATATCCTTTGCTTTATGTAGAATTTAATTTGTTGAAGTTGCTTGATTTGATCCGTTCATACCTGTAGTCTGGAAGGACAAGCCTCGGGGACGACCTCTATAGAATCCTGACCGCAGAATCAACCTCCGCTGAGGAAATGTTCAGTTCCTTGAACTTGACATCTGAAAACAGCGCGCTTGAAGTTGTTAACAGGTTAGAGGGATCCATTCTTGCATGGAAAGAAAGAATAAATGATCAAACTAGCGGAAAATTTCCACTTCCAAGATCGTGGTCCTTCAAAAAAGATCCAGTAACTGAGCTAGACAGATTGGAGGCCTTGTTGAGCCGGGCAGAAGCTCTCGTGCACCAGCTGAAAGTCGAATATCCTAACCTTCCTCAGACGTTCCTCAATGTCAGAAAGATCCAGTATGGCACGGTGAGTAGATCATCGTATCCACTTGTAAAATTTACTTAATGCAACTAACAAGGAGATGAGTCTACAACTTACTTATCAGCAGAGAAGTTTCTCCTTTTTAAGGTATAATTTTAGGTTTTGTCATTGCGTAGCTATAAGGATCCATAATCATCGAAGAATATAGGATAACTACATCATTCTAGACGCGAGATAATTGTCTTGTCCTTAAATCGCGTTAAGATTTATATGTATCTCTATGCTCCTATGATGTACGCGCGCTGTTAAGTGCTCAATAAGACTGATTAATCCTTGTTCTTTGTATATCAATTGTAGGACATTGGGCATTTAACTCTGGAAGCATACTCTCGAGTTCTCTTAAACTTAGCGTACAACATTCTGACACGGATAGGAGAAATTTTGCAAGTAGATTTCGCGAGCAGCACCAACTCACCAGCAGTAGCTAGTACTGGCTACTACTCGAGTCCTATATCGAGTGATGAAGCACTCGTTGATCGATCAGATGAACAGAGCTGATAAACATTTTAGTCTCCTATAGTACAAATGCTTCCACTATGGACATTTTAGTTCCATGAGGTAGAGTTTGGTGCATTGGCAGTGAAGTTTGTAGCAGCATGTCTGCTGCAAATTCACCTCAACAAGATGGCTTTTTTTGTGCAATTCtttttatgattatatatatattacttgatTACGAAAATATCAACAATATAATCAGTGTAATCTCACAAATGAGGTCTGACGAGGGTGGTGTAGGTAGACCTTACCCTACTCAATTAAGAGATAATAAGATGCGTGTATCGAAAACGTACGTCTTGCATTTGTTGCCGTCTGGGTATAAAACAACGTATGTCTTGCATTTGTTGCCGTCTGGGTATAAAACTTATTCACATCTGATGTTTACATCAAATGAAAATATTAAGTCATAACCTAAAGTACGAATGCGTAATTGATTAATTAGTTATGATTTAGTGGTAAAATCAGCATAAAAAGATATGTCGTATGTATCTAATGATTTGATATAAATGATATAGATAAATTTTTGACGTATTGAGTGTGAGTATCTTATGTATCTAATGATTTTGATATAAATGATATAGATAAATTTTTAACATATCGGGTGTGAATATCCAACTTTTTACCTTACTCTTCCCCTCTTAAGTAACTTCACTTGCCACTAAACCCCTCAACAAAATCTAAACTTCGTATAACTAAAGTTCATGCGCATTTTGATTGAAGTTCAATTTTTTTGCTTGAATGTCAGCCATAtatcttagaattgtctttaGTCTTTCTTTGCTTGAAGTTCATGcatatatatgatttaaatttggTAATTTTTGTTTGATCTCAGTATATAAAATTTTAGACACAACTTGTCTAATGTTATTTTAAAGTGACTggcatgaaaaagaaaaattaaaaatctaggTACAAATTAAACATTAGTGTTCAAATAGGACCCCTCTAGATACCTTTATACCAAAAGCCTGATTTTCAAATCGCATCTACCATATACGAGTTTTAGATCttcaaaaactttcaaaaattgtCCCTTTTTGCAATAATTGTAtaattgttatgaaatataaagtaataacaacaacaaatagaGACAGAAAAGGAgagccttctttatttctcaCGAGGATGAGAGATTATTAGATTGgggatacaatgaacaaaactacTCTTAGTTTCTCTGATAATTCATATCCTAGAAGATATCAACTAGATTTTGATAGATTCTTGagagacattcactataatgtaaatacatttataatagtCCCCTTGAATGTGTagttgatagataatgtgtctcgttaaaaccttactaaaaaAAATTCAGTGAAAAAAATATAGTGAAGGAAAACgggtacacatctctaacaatacgcatttcgactgtctcattaaaaactttataaggaaaacccagtggaataaaacctcgtaagggaaaaagagtacaacacataTTTGCTCCCTctgatgagaacatcaatgaacttttgcatcccgattttgtgcaccatcttcttgaaagttgcaattggaagAGACTttgtgaataaatcagtcacatcgtcacttgaatgaatctgttgcatgttaatatcaccattcttttatagctcgtgtgtatagaaaaactttaatgaagtgtgcttcgttctatctccttttatgaatcctccattaagatatgttatgcatgctgcattatctctgtataaaattgtgggtacattgtcacatttataaccacatttttcttgaatgagatgtatcatggtcCTCAGTCATACACATTCTCGGTTTGGTTCATGAAGAACTATTATCTCAACATGGTTCGATGAGGTAGATGATAGACTGTTtcgtatatctccaagatatgacagtatccccacatgtgaacacattgtatgtttgagatCAAAATTTATGCGGATCAAATAAGTACCCAATATtaacatgaccaataagatcgagactgcaatctttagaataaattAAGCTCAAGTAttttatcccatttcgatgtctcctagtaggagcagaaatatatcttgctaacaaatttatcga
Proteins encoded:
- the LOC107850718 gene encoding rop guanine nucleotide exchange factor 14 is translated as MVFMKRRLACCTRDKEISIDFGEQERVTTYDGLESCILNSRSCDNESTTSRGVTDSLYDDDSISASSKNAFGSFSYNGNFSSSPQHFYVKEKTVYTTQISDVETMKERFAKLLLGEDVTGGSKGVSTALALSNAITNLAASVFGELWKLEPLTAEGKRKWRTEMDWLLSPTNHMIELVPSKQSGSNGQRLEIMTPKARADIHMNLPALRKLDSMLLETLDSMVNTEFWYTEVSSRAEGNNTKWSLPSPKVSVAGLSDIERKKLLNQQKLVNQIFKAAKAINENVLSEMAVPTVIKDALPKSGRTSLGDDLYRILTAESTSAEEMFSSLNLTSENSALEVVNRLEGSILAWKERINDQTSGKFPLPRSWSFKKDPVTELDRLEALLSRAEALVHQLKVEYPNLPQTFLNVRKIQYGTDIGHLTLEAYSRVLLNLAYNILTRIGEILQVDFASSTNSPAVASTGYYSSPISSDEALVDRSDEQS